One region of Quercus lobata isolate SW786 chromosome 2, ValleyOak3.0 Primary Assembly, whole genome shotgun sequence genomic DNA includes:
- the LOC115967470 gene encoding uncharacterized protein LOC115967470 has translation MNHYLFRKFLLDDSDEDEIIEELVMETSQPKRHRSIRRNHLVGHERLFLDYFAPTPIYPPALFHRRFWIKRSLFLRIQSKVEVYDSYFVQKRNSAKKLSLSSLQKITVVLRMLAYEVSSNLIDEYVRIGETIVLESLKKFVTAVIDVFSEEYLRKPNNEDIAKLLAHGERQGFPGRAPTVHYSINGHDYTMGYYLADGIYPKWATFVKTIPAPQGQKYKLFAAVQEACRKDVERAFGVLQARFAIVHGPTRFFHLETLQKIMKACIILHNMIVEDEREDERDDNEMVDLDYEQNDRVDNPPLQVLREQSDEFLSYIERHGRIRDREIHFQLQSDLIEHL, from the exons ATGAATCACTATTTGTTTCGCAAGTTCCTTCTTGATGACTCAGATGAAGATGAGATAATTGAAGAACTTGTTATGGAAACATCACAACCTAAACGTCATCGTTCTATCCGACGTAATCATTTGGTAGGCCATGAGAGgctttttcttgattattttgcTCCCACACCAATATATCCACCCGCTTTATTTCATAGGAGATTTTGGATAAAGCGTTCTCTTTTTCTCCGTATTCAATCTAAGGTAGAAGTTTATGACTCTTACTttgtccaaaaaagaaatagtgcCAAAAAACTTAGTTTATCTTCATTACAAAAGATAACTGTTGTACTTAGAATGCTTGCATATGAAGTATCGAGTAATTTGATAGATGAATATGTGCGGATTGGAGAAactattgtattagaaagtttgaaaaaatttgttactGCGGTAATTGATGTTTTCTCTGAGGAATACTTGAGAAAGCCAAACAATGAAGATATTGCTAAACTGTTAGCTCACGGCGAACGCCAAGGTTTTCCAG GACGTGCTCCTACAGTACATTACTCAATTAATGGTCATGACTACACAATGGGGTATTACCTTGCTGATGGCATATATCCAAAGTGGGCAACATTTGTGAAAACAATCCCAGCTCCACAAGGACAGAAGTATAAATTATTTGCAGCAGTCCAAGAGGCATGTAGAAAGGATGTTGAGCGTGCATTTGGAGTGCTTCAAGCACGTTTCGCAATTGTCCATGGACCTACACGATTTTTTCATCTTGAAACACTCCAAAAGATCATGAAAGCATGCATAATTCTCCATAACATGATTGTTGAAGATGAGCGGGAAGATGAGCGGGATGATAATGAAATGGTAGACTTAGATTATGAACAAAATGATAGAGTGGATAATCCTCCTCTGCAAGTGTTACGTGAACAAAGTGATGAATTTTTGTCATACATTGAGAGGCATGGACGCATTAGAGACCGAGAAATTCATTTTCAACTCCAGTCGGACCTTATTGAACATTTATGA
- the LOC115975989 gene encoding NADH dehydrogenase [ubiquinone] iron-sulfur protein 1, mitochondrial, with translation MGLGMLASRVIRPTASKLSRSSSLHFIRPIVSTPETSSAQSQPQPDPTPDPPPPSPRPPVAGARVHFPNPEDAIEVFVDGYSVKVPKGMTVLQACEIAGVDIPRFCYHSRLSIAGNCRMCLVEVEKTPKPVASCAMPALPGMKIKTDTPLAKKAREGVMEFLLMNHPLDCPICDQGGECDLQDQSMAFGSDRGRFTEVKRAVVDKNLGPLVKTVMTRCIQCTRCVRFATEVAGVQDLGMLGRGSGEEIGTYVEKLMTSELSGNVIDICPVGALTSKPYAFKARNWELKGTESIDVTDAVGSNIRIDSRGPEVLRILPRLNEDINEEWISDKTRFCYDGLKRQRLNDPMIRGADGRFKTVSWRDALAVVAEVALQVKPEEIVGIAGQLSDAESMMALKDFLNRMGSNNVWCEGNGQNPDADLRSGYIMNSGIAGLEKADVFLLVGTQPRVEAAMVNARIRKTVRANQAKVGYIGPATDLNYDHQHLGAGPKTLIELAEGRHPFCSALANAKNPAIIVGAGLFEREDKDAIFSVVETIAKNAKVVRPDWNGFNVLLLKAAQAAALDLGLVPESANSIESAKFVYLMGADDVNMEKVPSDAFVVYQGHHGDQSVYRANIILPAAAFSEKEGIYENTEGCSQQTLPAVPTVGDARDDWKIIRALSEVAGVRLPYDSLGAIRARIRTVAPNLLNMDEREPATFSASLKPDCSHKMSLTDFRPAIDNFYMTDSITRASKIMAQCSATLLKK, from the exons ATGGGGTTGGGTATGCTCGCCTCAAGGGTCATCAGACCCACTGCTTCCAAGCTCTCTCGATCATCGTCCCTTCATTTCATCCGACCCATTGTCTCTACTCCGGAGACCTCGTCCGCCCAATCCCAGCCACAACCCGACCCGACTCCAGATCCCCCTCCTCCGTCGCCCCGACCCCCCGTGGCCGGAGCCCGAGTCCATTTCCCCAACCCGGAAGACGCGATCGAAGTGTTCGTCGATGGGTACTCCGTGAAAGTCCCAAAGGGCATGACGGTCCTTCAAGCCTGCGAAATCGCCGGCGTCGATATCCCTCGATTCTGCTACCACAGTCGCCTCTCCATCGCCGGAAACTGCCGCATGTGCCTCGTCGAGGTCGAGAAAACGCCCAAACCCGTCGCCTCTTGCGCCATGCCCGCTCTTCCCg GGATGAAAATTAAGACGGATACACCGTTGGCAAAGAAGGCTCGGGAAGGAGTGATGGAATTTTTGCTGATGAATCATCCCTTGGATTGTCCTATCTGTGATCAGGGTGGAGAATGTGATCTCCAGGATCAGTCTATGGCTTTCGGATCTGATCGTGGCCGGTTTACTGAAGTGAAGAGAGCAGTGGTAGACAAGAATCTTGGTCCCCTAGTGAAGACTGTGATGACTCGGTGCATTCAATGTACAAG GTGTGTTAGGTTTGCAACGGAGGTTGCTGGGGTTCAGGATCTTGGCATGTTAGGTCGTGGCAGTGGAGAGGAAATTGGAACGTATGTTGAAAAACTAATGACTAGTGAGCTTTCTGGAAATGTGATAGATATCTGTCCTGTGGGAGCCCTTACCTCAAAGCCTTATGCATTTAAAGCTCGAAATTGGGAGTTAAAGGGAACAGAGAGCATTGATGTTACTGATGCAGTTGGATCCAACATTCGAATTGATAGCAGAGGTCCAGAGGTCTTGCGCATCCTTCCGCGGTTAAATGAG GATATAAATGAAGAATGGATCTCCGACAAGACTCGTTTTTGTTATGATGGTTTGAAGAGGCAGAGGCTAAATGACCCTATGATTCGTGGTGCTGATGGGCGGTTTAAGACTGTTAGCTGGCGTGATGCTCTTGCCGTGGTTGCTGAGGTAGCACTTCAAGTTAAACCAGAGGAAATTGTTGGTATTGCTGGTCAGCTGTCTGATGCAGAATCCATGATGGCACTGAAAGATTTCTTAAACAGAATGGGGTCAAATAATGTATGGTGCGAGGGAAATGGCCAGAACCCTGATGCTGATCTCCGATCAGGATATATAATGAATAGTGGTATTGCTGGTCTTGAAAAAGCAGACGTTTTCCTTTTGGTCGGTACCCAG CCAAGGGTTGAAGCTGCCATGGTAAATGCGAGGATTAGAAAGACAGTTCGTGCAAACCAAGCTAAGGTTGGTTACATTGGCCCTGCAACTGATTTGAATTATGATCACCAGCATCTTGGTGCAGGCCCTAAAACACTTATTGAACTTGCTGAGGGTCGCCATCCCTTTTGCTCAGCCCTAGCGAATGCCAAGAACCCAGCAATAATAGTTGGTGCAGGGCTTTTTGAGAGGGAGGACAAGGATGCAATTTTCTCTGTTGTTGAAACAATTGCAAAGAATGCGAAAGTTGTCAGACCTGATTGGAATGGTTTCAACGTATTGCTTCTTAAGGCTGCCCAAGCTGCAGCACTTGACCTTGGACTTGTGCCCGAATCTGCAAATAGCATTGAATCTGCCAAGTTCGTGTATCTGATGGGTGCAGATGATGTGAACATGGAAAAGGTTCCATCCGATGCCTTTGTGGTTTATCAAGGGCACCATGGGGACCAGAGTGTGTATCGGGCCAATATCATTCTTCCGGCAGCAGCATTCAGTGAGAAGGAAGGGATCTATGAAAATACAGAAGGGTGCTCACAACAAACATTGCCTGCAGTTCCAACAGTTGGTGATGCCAGGGACGACTGGAAGATTATTCGAGCACTGTCCGAGGTGGCAGGAGTAAGGTTGCCCTATGATTCACTTGGTGCCATTCGAGCCCGGATCAGGACTGTGGCACCAAACCTCTTAAACATGGATGAGAGAGAGCCGGCAACCTTTTCAGCTTCATTGAAGCCTGACTGCAGTCATAAGATGAGTTTGACTGATTTCCGGCCTGCCATTGATAATTTCTATATGACTGATTCCATTACAAGGGCATCAAAGATTATGGCTCAATGCAGTGCAACACTGTTAAAGAAGTGA